In Dyadobacter subterraneus, a single genomic region encodes these proteins:
- a CDS encoding RagB/SusD family nutrient uptake outer membrane protein: MKKILYSFLSLLLLTACKETKFLKFDYYDGPVTEDQYWNLNSAARGQLNAGYTFLQDGYNRYNGAMLAAGSDEAVNSNLNSAVNIFNNGTWSSLRTLDDNYAINYNGIRQVNVFLANSHRANIVPITDIPRLRGEAFFLRAFFHFELWKRYGGIIIADHVFTTSDDLDLPRNTSQETLNQILKDCDSAAVKLPLSVTQYGAGDKGRATKAAALALKSRALLYAASPLNNPSGDITLWQKAAAVSKELIDTKAHSLLANYANISNFTTAAYNSEVIFATAANLRNDIEINNAPISYNGALGLTNPTQELVDAYGMKNGLPISDPTSGYDPNNLYKDRDPRFAQSIIYDGSLFKGTAVSTAVGGKDGIGKSVNATKTGYYMRKFLSESASWNQTTNATVRRPWVIFRYGEILLNYAEAQNEAVGPDATVYDAINQIRKRAGVANLPDGLSKDQMRQRIRNERRVELAFEEHRFFDVRRWKTGESDFGKAVTGMRITNTGNANTYERFTVENRVFNERMYHYPIPQVEINNATKLQQNPGY, from the coding sequence ATGAAAAAAATACTTTATTCATTTCTTTCCCTGTTGTTGCTTACCGCATGCAAGGAAACCAAATTTCTGAAATTCGATTATTACGACGGTCCGGTTACCGAGGATCAGTACTGGAATCTGAACAGCGCGGCCAGAGGTCAGCTCAATGCAGGTTATACTTTTTTGCAGGATGGCTACAACCGGTATAATGGTGCTATGCTGGCGGCAGGCTCGGATGAAGCGGTTAATTCAAATTTGAATTCTGCTGTTAATATTTTCAATAACGGAACCTGGAGTTCGCTGCGGACACTGGATGATAACTATGCAATCAACTACAACGGAATTCGTCAGGTAAATGTATTTTTGGCTAATAGCCACCGGGCCAATATTGTACCAATTACCGATATTCCCAGACTTCGGGGTGAAGCTTTTTTTCTACGTGCTTTTTTTCATTTTGAGCTCTGGAAACGTTATGGTGGTATCATCATCGCCGACCATGTTTTCACCACATCTGATGACCTTGACCTGCCACGAAATACTTCTCAGGAGACGCTAAACCAGATTTTAAAAGATTGTGATTCAGCAGCAGTCAAGTTGCCTTTGTCAGTAACTCAGTATGGTGCGGGAGATAAAGGCCGTGCGACAAAAGCGGCCGCGCTAGCCCTGAAATCAAGAGCATTGCTTTACGCGGCAAGTCCGTTGAATAATCCTTCGGGTGATATTACGCTTTGGCAGAAAGCAGCAGCGGTTTCAAAAGAATTAATCGATACCAAAGCACATAGTCTGCTTGCTAATTATGCCAATATTTCCAATTTCACCACGGCCGCCTACAACAGCGAAGTTATTTTTGCTACTGCGGCAAACCTGCGAAATGATATTGAAATTAACAATGCGCCGATAAGCTATAATGGCGCGCTGGGACTCACCAACCCTACCCAGGAACTTGTTGATGCTTATGGCATGAAAAATGGACTTCCCATTTCAGATCCCACTTCCGGTTATGATCCAAATAATCTTTACAAAGACCGGGATCCAAGATTTGCCCAGTCGATCATTTATGATGGTTCCCTATTTAAAGGGACAGCGGTCAGTACAGCGGTTGGTGGTAAGGATGGTATTGGCAAAAGCGTAAATGCGACTAAAACCGGTTATTACATGCGCAAATTTTTAAGCGAATCTGCAAGCTGGAACCAGACGACCAATGCAACGGTACGCCGTCCCTGGGTGATTTTCCGTTATGGTGAAATACTTCTGAATTATGCAGAAGCACAGAATGAGGCTGTTGGTCCCGATGCAACCGTTTATGACGCGATTAATCAGATTCGCAAACGCGCCGGTGTCGCCAATCTTCCCGACGGACTTTCCAAAGACCAGATGCGTCAGCGGATTCGTAACGAAAGACGGGTCGAGCTCGCTTTTGAAGAGCACCGATTTTTTGATGTAAGAAGATGGAAAACCGGGGAATCAGATTTTGGAAAAGCCGTGACGGGTATGCGCATAACTAATACCGGAAACGCCAATACCTACGAACGCTTCACCGTTGAAAACCGTGTTTTCAACGAGCGCATGTACCACTATCCAATTCCGCAGGTTGAGATCAATAACGCAACAAAATTGCAACAAAATCCAGGTTATTAG
- a CDS encoding SGNH/GDSL hydrolase family protein has protein sequence MKNLILSFAAVVFLVFDSRGQSASVIDTAYLSSIKTELMKERPKNRNINLVFHGHSGPAGFGNNHEVHTLEAYPNLVLKKLKAVYPLAVINIIVTAIGGENSISGAERFERDVLTHQPDVVFIDYTGNDTGAGLEKSKTAWEKMIQLALEKEIKVILITPGVDQRLDINAPGNPYEQHASQVRALATKYKVGIADPFVIFQKLVKRTDFVKDYMTSINHFNEKGHEIYASEIFKWFEK, from the coding sequence ATGAAAAACCTGATTTTAAGTTTTGCAGCGGTTGTTTTCCTGGTTTTTGATTCCCGTGGACAATCTGCATCCGTAATTGATACAGCCTACCTATCATCGATCAAAACAGAGCTCATGAAGGAAAGGCCCAAAAACCGGAATATTAATCTGGTATTTCATGGCCATTCCGGACCGGCAGGTTTTGGCAATAATCATGAGGTACATACCCTGGAAGCCTATCCGAATCTGGTTTTGAAAAAATTAAAAGCGGTTTATCCATTGGCTGTGATCAACATTATTGTTACTGCCATCGGTGGAGAAAATTCTATCTCCGGTGCTGAAAGATTTGAACGTGATGTGCTTACGCACCAACCGGATGTCGTCTTTATTGATTATACCGGAAATGATACAGGTGCGGGACTTGAAAAATCAAAGACTGCGTGGGAAAAGATGATACAGTTAGCTTTGGAAAAAGAAATAAAAGTTATTTTAATTACACCGGGCGTGGATCAGCGGCTGGATATTAACGCTCCCGGTAATCCATATGAACAACACGCTTCACAAGTCAGGGCACTGGCAACAAAATACAAAGTAGGTATAGCGGATCCCTTTGTCATTTTTCAAAAGTTGGTAAAGCGTACTGATTTTGTCAAAGATTATATGACCAGTATTAATCATTTTAATGAAAAAGGGCACGAGATTTATGCCAGTGAAATCTTTAAATGGTTTGAAAAATAG
- a CDS encoding SusC/RagA family TonB-linked outer membrane protein: MKFSDILFRLFLLLPLLAGQVKAQNSSPAELAGTVEDINKNPVSGMSISVQEGGIETMTDEQGKFKILAVKGDVLIFSKPGYLTYYHTVVSQEALKLQLSKTLPEAGMQDDVFIPFGIRKKREINGAVSTLKASTLPQIPSSSLTNLFAGQLPGLNVWQTGTLPGRDETTIVIRNRATFAGTNVPLVLVDGVARDFSDMDLSEIESVNVLKDAASLAWYGNRAANGVLLITTKRGNADKTRFTYDMQIGTQQPTVLAKPLDSYNFATLYNQALKNDGFSPLYNQQTLDGYKSNTDPYQFPNNNFVKDFFKDNALVQRHVLTASGGSKAVRYFTNLSYFNQGGLFNHTDNPLFNSNVGYRRYNLRTNLDIQVTPLLTVQLDMAGRIEDRREPGSTSATFLSTVFGTPSNAFPLRNEDGSYGGNNLFRSNPLAQLNSQGNRSEVTRVLLGTLNANHKLDFWLKGLSANVFYTFDIQGRYLSGRSQDYEVYERSTSGVLTRFGTQTPLGYVAATFADNIRTNELWTGFDYDRSFGKHDIKITTRYQQAVTFNPTRLQDKRQGFSGRASYAFNNRYYADLVASYTGADNYMPGKQFGFFPAIAAGWVISEENFLKNLSALSYLKLRAAYGKAGNSLTGETNKFPYAYLYNPASGSYAFGTSFAAQAGASEATLPNPDITWETAYKTDLGIDAKFFKNSLSLYANYFNESRKNILTNPTYPSILGLATYRINGGETRLRGFEGSIDFTEKFGEVTLSIGGNFTYAKNKILRITESAGLADYQKQAGHNIGAVTDYGKLMLASDGIFKTQQEIDASPVQRFAARLQPGDIKYKDINGDGVIDNYDRVTTDYNDTPNTYYGFHLGAKYKAFDFSLIGQGVSGRTINIRTLVMAGTNNTGYINQFSTQAWTTANPNAPYPRLGISDRGNNIADSDFWLRSGDYLRLKSIELGYTLSAGFMQKLNIRSLRVYANAFNLLNFNKTGLNVDPEMPFSGYNSYPYVRTLTAGLNLKF; encoded by the coding sequence ATGAAATTTTCTGATATACTTTTCAGGCTTTTTCTGCTGCTTCCGCTATTGGCGGGGCAGGTAAAAGCCCAAAATTCTTCCCCGGCTGAGCTTGCCGGAACTGTGGAAGATATTAACAAAAATCCTGTTTCGGGTATGAGCATTTCGGTGCAGGAAGGCGGTATTGAAACGATGACCGATGAACAGGGAAAATTCAAAATTCTTGCCGTCAAGGGAGACGTTCTGATTTTCAGCAAACCCGGTTATCTGACTTATTATCACACGGTGGTTAGTCAGGAAGCACTCAAATTACAGCTAAGCAAAACTTTGCCCGAAGCCGGTATGCAGGATGATGTTTTCATTCCTTTCGGCATTCGTAAGAAAAGAGAGATCAACGGCGCGGTTTCCACTTTGAAAGCTTCCACTTTGCCGCAAATTCCTTCAAGTTCGCTCACAAATCTTTTTGCAGGGCAGCTTCCCGGACTTAACGTCTGGCAAACCGGTACGCTTCCCGGCAGAGATGAAACTACCATCGTAATACGCAACCGCGCCACTTTTGCTGGTACCAACGTGCCGCTTGTTTTGGTAGATGGTGTGGCCAGAGATTTCTCTGATATGGATTTAAGCGAAATTGAATCGGTGAATGTGCTGAAAGATGCTGCCTCGCTGGCTTGGTATGGAAACCGGGCCGCGAACGGCGTTCTTTTGATTACCACTAAAAGAGGAAATGCCGACAAAACCCGTTTTACTTACGACATGCAGATTGGCACGCAGCAGCCGACGGTTCTTGCCAAACCACTTGATTCTTACAATTTTGCAACGCTTTACAATCAGGCGCTGAAAAATGATGGTTTTAGTCCGCTTTATAACCAACAAACGCTCGATGGCTATAAAAGCAACACCGATCCTTATCAGTTTCCCAACAATAATTTTGTCAAAGATTTTTTCAAAGATAATGCCCTTGTACAGCGTCACGTATTAACTGCCTCGGGTGGTTCCAAAGCGGTACGTTATTTTACAAATCTTAGTTATTTCAATCAGGGTGGACTTTTTAACCATACCGACAATCCGCTTTTTAATTCCAATGTCGGCTACCGTCGTTATAATCTGAGAACAAATCTGGATATTCAGGTTACGCCACTTTTGACTGTTCAACTCGACATGGCAGGCCGTATTGAAGACAGACGCGAGCCTGGCAGTACCAGTGCGACCTTTCTGAGTACAGTTTTTGGCACGCCTTCCAATGCCTTTCCTTTAAGAAATGAAGACGGATCATACGGAGGAAATAATCTTTTCAGAAGCAATCCGCTGGCCCAACTCAATAGCCAGGGAAACCGAAGCGAAGTGACCCGTGTGCTTTTGGGAACCTTAAATGCAAATCACAAACTTGATTTCTGGTTGAAAGGATTAAGTGCCAATGTCTTTTACACCTTCGATATTCAGGGGCGCTACCTGAGCGGCCGAAGCCAGGATTACGAGGTTTACGAGCGCTCGACAAGTGGCGTGCTCACACGTTTCGGAACCCAGACGCCGCTTGGTTACGTGGCAGCAACTTTTGCTGACAACATCCGCACCAACGAGCTTTGGACTGGTTTTGACTACGACCGCAGTTTTGGAAAACATGATATCAAAATAACAACACGTTACCAGCAAGCCGTCACTTTTAATCCAACCCGTTTGCAGGATAAAAGGCAGGGATTTTCAGGGAGAGCTTCGTATGCGTTCAACAACAGGTATTACGCAGACCTTGTGGCAAGTTATACCGGCGCCGATAATTATATGCCAGGCAAACAGTTCGGATTTTTTCCTGCGATTGCTGCCGGCTGGGTAATTTCCGAAGAAAACTTTCTTAAAAACCTCTCTGCTTTAAGTTATCTGAAATTAAGAGCGGCATACGGAAAAGCCGGAAACAGCCTGACGGGTGAAACCAATAAATTTCCTTATGCTTATTTGTATAATCCTGCCAGCGGAAGTTATGCATTTGGCACAAGTTTCGCCGCCCAGGCCGGGGCCTCTGAGGCCACACTTCCTAATCCTGATATTACCTGGGAAACAGCCTATAAAACAGACCTCGGCATTGATGCAAAATTTTTCAAAAACAGCCTTTCACTTTATGCCAACTACTTTAACGAATCACGCAAAAATATCCTGACCAATCCCACCTACCCTTCTATCCTGGGATTGGCAACCTACCGGATCAATGGCGGGGAAACGCGCTTGCGTGGTTTTGAAGGATCCATAGATTTCACGGAGAAATTCGGGGAAGTCACACTATCCATCGGCGGTAATTTTACTTATGCAAAAAACAAGATCTTGCGCATCACAGAATCCGCTGGTCTTGCCGATTATCAGAAACAAGCGGGACATAACATTGGCGCGGTGACTGACTACGGAAAACTTATGCTTGCTTCGGATGGCATTTTCAAAACCCAGCAGGAAATTGACGCCAGTCCGGTTCAGCGTTTTGCGGCCAGATTACAACCCGGCGATATCAAATACAAAGACATTAATGGCGACGGTGTCATTGATAATTATGACCGGGTAACAACCGATTATAACGATACGCCAAATACATATTACGGTTTTCACCTGGGCGCAAAATACAAAGCTTTTGATTTCTCACTGATTGGTCAGGGCGTTAGCGGGCGCACGATCAACATCCGTACTTTGGTAATGGCCGGCACCAATAATACAGGTTACATTAATCAGTTCAGCACCCAGGCCTGGACTACTGCCAATCCAAACGCACCCTATCCGCGCCTTGGAATTTCAGACCGTGGCAACAACATTGCGGACTCAGATTTCTGGCTTCGTTCAGGAGATTATTTAAGACTGAAATCCATAGAGCTGGGTTACACCCTATCCGCAGGCTTTATGCAGAAATTGAATATTAGAAGCCTTCGTGTATATGCCAACGCTTTCAACCTGCTCAATTTTAATAAGACAGGATTGAATGTAGATCCGGAAATGCCGTTTTCCGGCTACAATTCATACCCTTATGTGCGTACGCTGACAGCCGGACTTAACCTGAAATTCTGA
- a CDS encoding GntR family transcriptional regulator: protein MRPKFLSISDSVIEKIKSGELQPGDKIPSENELIKHYKVSNTTARKSLLEIENRGWAKRIKGKGTFVLNRTVDHRLIRTLGSIYATRRGFHESLLAEGFKPHNLVLEKTVMEDGISSEIGGKHFIIEGPVLKIHQLRYADDEIIKDEIKYISLKLCPKINRLPTEISYFKVYEDTYHLRIEEVKQTLSAEIVEPDSEMNNFELTKATPMFILDSAVICKDEKIVEMERSFYRGDKYKFAIIANPDYNDVQ, encoded by the coding sequence ATGAGACCGAAATTTCTGAGTATAAGTGATTCTGTTATTGAAAAAATAAAATCCGGAGAATTGCAGCCGGGTGACAAGATTCCGTCTGAAAATGAGCTCATTAAACACTATAAAGTAAGCAATACAACGGCCCGTAAAAGTCTTCTTGAAATTGAAAACAGGGGATGGGCAAAAAGGATTAAGGGGAAGGGTACTTTTGTTTTAAACCGCACGGTAGATCACCGGCTGATAAGGACCCTGGGTTCAATTTACGCTACACGACGCGGTTTTCATGAAAGTCTTTTGGCAGAAGGTTTCAAGCCGCATAATCTGGTATTGGAAAAGACGGTAATGGAAGACGGGATTTCTTCGGAAATAGGAGGGAAACATTTTATTATCGAAGGGCCGGTACTGAAAATCCACCAGCTTCGCTACGCAGATGATGAGATTATCAAAGACGAAATCAAATATATTTCATTAAAACTTTGTCCGAAAATAAACCGGCTGCCAACCGAAATTTCTTACTTCAAAGTATATGAGGATACCTATCATTTGAGGATTGAAGAGGTAAAACAAACACTGAGTGCAGAAATTGTCGAGCCCGATTCGGAAATGAATAATTTCGAGCTGACAAAAGCTACACCCATGTTTATTCTGGACAGCGCTGTGATTTGCAAGGATGAAAAGATTGTAGAAATGGAGCGCTCTTTTTACCGCGGCGACAAATACAAATTCGCCATTATCGCTAATCCTGACTATAACGACGTTCAGTAA
- a CDS encoding SGNH/GDSL hydrolase family protein yields MKNNTLKTILFILITFCAKTQAQIADPAAYLSDIKKELNTVWPKNRTINLVFHGHSVPSGYGDNHLVHTLEAYPNLLLKTLKEKYPYAVINVIVTAIGGEDAIRGQARFEKDVLPHKPDVLFIDYALNDRFSPLDKVRDAWEKMIKSALANHIKVILLTPSPDQRIDISDPTNPLDPYAEQIKSLAVTYKTGLADPYTPFKKIVKEGNVKNYMTSINHPNKEGHMIIVGAIKLYFY; encoded by the coding sequence ATGAAAAATAATACTCTCAAAACAATCCTTTTCATCCTGATCACTTTTTGTGCAAAAACACAGGCTCAAATTGCAGATCCGGCAGCTTATCTGTCTGATATCAAAAAAGAATTAAATACTGTATGGCCAAAAAACCGTACGATTAACCTTGTTTTTCACGGCCATTCTGTACCTTCCGGATATGGGGATAATCATCTGGTACACACGCTGGAAGCTTATCCGAATTTGCTTTTAAAAACACTAAAAGAAAAATATCCATATGCCGTGATCAACGTGATTGTAACTGCGATTGGCGGAGAAGACGCCATCCGCGGTCAGGCCCGTTTTGAAAAAGATGTGCTGCCTCACAAACCGGATGTACTTTTTATTGACTATGCGCTGAACGACCGTTTTTCTCCACTGGATAAAGTAAGAGACGCCTGGGAAAAGATGATTAAATCAGCACTGGCTAATCACATTAAAGTGATTCTTCTGACGCCTTCGCCAGACCAGCGAATTGATATCAGTGACCCTACAAATCCGCTCGATCCGTATGCAGAACAAATAAAATCACTCGCCGTAACATACAAAACCGGTTTGGCTGATCCGTATACACCTTTCAAAAAAATCGTAAAAGAAGGAAATGTAAAAAACTATATGACCTCAATCAATCATCCCAATAAAGAAGGTCATATGATTATCGTCGGGGCGATTAAACTTTACTTTTACTGA